TTGAAGAAGATATGCAAAACAACTATGCCATGCTCACTGCAATTCTCAGGCATCTTTCGTATATTAGTCCTTATACAACAACAACTAGTTTCAAAGAAAAATGCATAAAGTATAAAGTAAAACTGAGTGAACAGCAGCAATGTAAAAATGGGAACAATCTTATAATAGGTTAACAATGAACAGGGGCACAGAAATCAAAACAAGAGTAATAAATACCTGTCATCACCATAACTTgtaatgacttccttccattgagTGAGTATATCAACTATCCCAGGAAGATTAGTTGTATGGAGGTGTGTGTAGAAGTCCCAGTCTAAATGGGTGGCATCACTTGGAACAGGTAATGGAGTTTCATTTTTCAGCTCTTCATCTTCTAGCAGGAACTCCACCTTTTCTAACTGGAATCCACTAACACCAAGTTCCAACCAGAACTGCAgcactttctaaaaaaaaaatgtggcttcAAAGTAACAACTTTCACAATGATTCTATCAGTAACAATCATTAAGAGGACCATAGTTTAGATCAACAGCAAGATACAAGTTGCAGAGAAATAGGCAGCTACAAGCAAATATCCAAATTATAGAATGATACCAACCCTTAGCTGTTATGACACACAAGTAAAAGTGGAACTACACTGGAAAGAAAAAAACGTGAGATCCAAATAAAATTAGTGATGTAAATGCATAAAAGTGAAAACAGAGGAGGGATAGGAGGCACGGGTGAATTAACAGAGATGGAATCATTATACGGTAAGAACAAAAATTAATCACACACAACAAAAATGGGGGCACatgagacagacagaaagagagagagaggggggcgggtgtGGGACTTACCTGCTTAGAAAGGTAGGGGAAAAAAAGCAGGAAGCTGTATATAAACTACAGCTGAGAAACATCTGTACAATAACATAATGAGTATCTTTGGAAATGACTGAAGTGTTATTTATAAAACCTTTCATACAATTTTCTGTGCTTCCTGTTCACCATATCTAACTGATGAAAGAATATTTAAAAAGCAGCCACCCTCACTCACTCCCACAAATGCAAACATTTGTACTGGGCCCTAAGCAAGGCAAGAAGGCAAAGTTGTGTAatttaaaaattgtacaaaatACAGCCTACTTTACTCCATTTAGACCTTACCTTTATTTCAGCAACAACTTTCGGATTCCTCATGTTTAGATCCGGCTCATCTTTACCAAACTGATGCAAGTAAAACATTCCTCGTTTGCTGCTCCACTCCCATGCTGATCCACCATTAACGCTGACCTATCCGTAAACAAATAATATTGTACTGCTACAAAGTATGTCATTAAGAAGAGGTCTACCATTTAATCTGTAATTTAGAGTAATTTTTATAGTACACTATAAGAAAAATCTCACATGTTTATATGGCAACATCTGAAACTATATGCTGCTTGTACTTACACATCACACAAAGAACCGTGTGAAACATTTCAGCTTTTAgtcacatcaaaataaaatattacaggaTCATCAGTTAATGTAAGTTACTTCTAGTTTACAAATTTATGTCCAACAGCAATGCAAAACGGATGTAAATATTACAGGTAAGGAactaatgtaaaattttaaaagcaACAACTAGATAACTGACAACTTCCGATACTAACCCAATTATTAGGTGGTATTTCTCCATCATCATTCTGTCCTTTGCTTGGAGCCCACACGTAATAATCACTGTAGATGTCACTACCATTTTCTGATGCAATAAACCAAGGATGTTTCTTGCTGGTGTGATTCGGTATAAAATTTAGTACCAAGTGCAAACCTGAAAAAATCAATTAGTCAGTGGAGTGGCACATTATGAAAGTAGTCTTTTACATTACAAAAGAAATGTACCATAAATCCAGTACTCACTCCTGTTCTTAACGGCTGATAGGAGTTCTTTAAAATCTTCCAGTGACCCATATATTGGATCTACTTCTGTGAAACTTTCAACAGCATCGGGATCCTGATTTTCTGACTTGAAAATAGATGATAAAATTATGCCTGTGCTATCCAGTTCGTCAACGTACTTTACTTCTGAAGTCACACCTGCAATGTGATACAGGTGTTCATTAGGCACAAATCTTTACTAAAACCAACCATTAAAAGCCTGGGGACACGCCCCTATTGTAACATATGATATGCAATAGAAGTCGTTAGTCCTCAggaatttatttccatttttttttactgacctTTGATATCCCCTATACCATCCTGGTCCACGCCACCGTCTTTGTATGACCTGACGTAAATTTCATACAGCGGCCCTTCTTCCCACCATTTCAATGGAGCCGGTGGTGCACACTTCGGGGCCATCACAATAATCGCAATCGCACCTGCTAGCATAGCTACCCATAAAAGCCAAAACAGGACGAAAAGCAGCCATCTCAAACGGATCCAAAAAGGGTCATTTGCAAATTTCATCAATTCTTCTTTCGTCATCCCAGTGAAAGCTAGCTTTAGATTTTCGATGTCAATCTTCGCGTCTCCATTCTGTGAATCTGCCGACAAGAACTTTACTTCGGAAGCATCTTTATTGGAGTTAATTTTTTCATTCGAGACTAGCTTTTCCGTCGCTCCATCGTCTTGCTCAGCGCCAGCTGGTTTCGCTTTTTTTGCTGTTTCTAACGGCAAAACAGTAGGACGTTTTTCTTCTTCCAAAAGCTGTGTGCCAGCATCATTCATATCAGAAGCAGATTCCATTTCAGTTGCCATTTCTGTTCCAACACACCACTATAGATTCACAATAACCAACTGCGGCGTTTACGCACAACCGCCTTGGCTTGCGCTCCCCGGATCACTGAGACGGCTTACTCTTCGAATCTGACGAAATACGGCCGCTATTGACGTCACAGAGCGGCGATAGGGTTGCCAACACCGCGGACGGAAAACGGCAGCAATTTTATTAACGTTGACGTTAAAATCCTTAGAAGCCACTACCCATCAAATTATCGGGTCATCAACAGTACGTCCTGCATTACTAGAATCTGTTAACCTATCCTGCTTTAAAGATTTTCATCCAATGTCATTTAATTGTTCTGCTTATCTCGTCAAAATCTCTCGAGTAGCATTAGCGGTTAAAAAAATCCTGTAAGATTTCGTGAATGGAATTTTAGGTTACCAGTCGGTTTAACTGCTTGACTATTGATTTGTGCCGTAATGTCTTGTTgtgataacgaatttcattagacaTACGTTATTTAATGTGCGGAACAAGCAGACACAATCCTGGAATCCTGTTGTTAGTTACGACCAGTCTATTCATTTcgatagaaaaaaaaaaagctggatgTACGATGTAAAGTGATTTCAGAATGCAATGTGTAATTTTTCTCGTATGGCCGTAACGATAGCTGCTCCTGACTAGATGCAATAATTTATTGTTTCACGTCATATACAAAGAATTTATTCACGGAAGAAGTTTGTGCTTTCCGTATGTTGACATAAATCCTTAGAAGTCAGTGTAAGGACTGTGTATCGTAAGACATTTCTAACAATAAGATACAAATATacaatataaattttgtgtgttttaaagCTTAATGTTGTATGTGACTGCAATCATAGTAAGTGGCGGGGAGCAGCTAACTAGCTTTTACTGGGAAGCCAATGATGTACCAGAGTTATGAGAAATTAAACTTCAGGTCCACGTTGCAGTTTTAAAATTGTTCCTCTTGCAAATATGCACAAGAATCCGAAAAAATAGAGAAATATTTCTAAGAGCATTTAATAATCAGCAATCGCTACACTATATGTTCAGTGCTTGCTTCTGATGTGCGTTGGTATTTGCGATTTGAAGCGAAGACAAGGCTCCAAGTGAAACCGATTCCTTCAGCCCAAAAGCTTTGATGATATGACCCACCATCAGCACAATAGCAGATTAGGAGGTATCTGGTTCCGATTTCTTAACAAATTAaaatttctcgaaaaaaaaaaatcagtacagtCTGGGGTAAGAGTGGTGAGCAACATTTCAAGAACAGAACAACAAAACTGGTTTCTGCTGTAAGCCGATTTCACTGGCGCGTTTTGAGCGAGCCTTTTGTGACACCGTTACTGAAATCAGTTGGACTCGGATAATAACAATATTTCCGCGAAACTGGCCACCTGATCACCGACATCCGAAAGAATATGCACGTACCACGTTTCGAAAGCAAAGGCACTACACTTGTTTTAGAGGAGGTGGAGATTTGTCGTGCTCTAAAAAGATCCCCTGATTCTACCCTGCTACGCAAGCGCCTTTTAGCGAAGTCTGACTGTTTAAGTAGATTAGGCACTATTTTATTATCATACGTCTTTACCTTCCCAGACTATCCTGTTGCGTCTTTCTACTAACATGGTATTATATATGTGAAAGACGGAATTTGAATTACCACTCAggctttattaatattttacaatttaaataTCCACTTTCAGTATTACAAATGGGACTCAGTTTTTTCTATACTGTTACATGATCTTAATAACTTATACACACATCATTAATGGTACACAATAATATTTATGTAGTGGTTCGTAATGAACCGACTTTCGGCTTCTTATGACATCatcagataacttaatactaaacagaCAGACCACACAACTTCAGCGATAATTCATAGCTGTTAAAAGAATGATGTACAAAGATATGTGATATTTTATGACTATATTGATATAAAACGCAATGCCTGAAGAGACTCTGGACAAATAAATAttatattacagtatattcaaatattaaaactatatgaATGTATAGGCAAACATTTTTGTACTAGTGAGTAATGGCAAAGGCTGCTATGTCATATCGACAAACTGATGGGGGGCGGGGAGTCTAAGGAATGTGGGTGTGGAACAGTTATATCCAGTGTTGAGAGAAATAATAACTGGCTGCTGCTGCTCTAATAATGGTGAGTAATGGAACTGAGTTTGGTCATTAAGGACTAGGTCAGGATTCTTTGATTGGTGTTTATTAAtggccagaatttcaagtaatgttagtCTTATGCCTTTAGTGCCTTTATAgaaacatcacatttcacatcatatgaatatCAGAGCATGTTCTGTAAAGGTGGAACCTTTCTTTTAGAGTCTCCAATTCCTTTCATGCTCAGCgtggaggccgtgcggttctaggcgcttcagtccggaaccgcgtgactgctacggtcgcaggttcgaatcctgcctcgggcatggatgtgtgtcatgtccatatgttagttaggtttaagtagttctaagttctagggcactgatgacctcagatgttaagtcccgtagtgctcagagccatttgaatcattttttcataCACAGTCAGTCTAGTAATTCTGTACAAAGGTGttatagttttaatatttgaatatacttcaatataaaatttattttttcactttCTCCTTAGGTACtacattatgcttgtgttttgtatcgatatagTCATAAAATGCCGTAtctgtatacaacgttctttataCAGCTACGAATTCTCgctaaagttctacatctacatctacatttatactcagcatgccactcaacggtgtgtggcggagggcactttacgtgccactgtcattacctccctttcctgttcaagtcgcgtatggttcgcgggaagaaccactgcctgaaagcctccgtgcgcgctctaatctctctaattttacattcgtgatctcctcgggaggtaaaagtagggggaagcaatatattcgatacctcatccagaaacgcaccctctcgaaacccggcgagcaagctacaccgcgatgcagagcgcctctcttgcagagtctgccacttgagtttgttaaacaaatTCCGTAACGCtagcacacttaccaaataaccctgtgacgaaacgcgccgctcttctttggatcttctctatctcctccgtcaacccgatcgggtacggatcccacactgatgagcaatattcaagtacaggtcgaacgagtgttttgtaagccacctcctttgttgatggactacattttctacggactctcccaatgaatctcaacctggcacccgccttaccaacaattaattttatatgatcactccaccaaatcgttccacacgcatactcccagatattttacagaagtaactgctaccagtgtttgttccgctatcatataatcagtcaataaaggatccttctttctatgtattcgaactGTCTGTTTAATATCAAGTTAACTGgcgatggcctaagaagccgaaagccagttGATAACGAGCTgtttaataaatattattgtgtgcCTTGAAGTTATTAGTATGTCTTTGTTCCTTCAAGAAACGACGGAATGTTCCATAAAAACTACGTATGTTTTAAGTATTTTAATTCATGTTCAGTCGCCCAGCACACTTCAGGCTTTCTACAGCAGCGGTTTCGTTTCCGTCGCCTCTGACGCCACCAGTAAAACATACAGAACGGCCAGAACTACCTTGCGTACCACCACTAAGCCACGTTTCTGCTCATGGTACGGTTCCATGCCGTCCCCTGCATTTTAAGCATAGACTATCAATTTTAGCCTTCTTGTTTTTATAATTGGACGTGAATGACAGTGAGTGGCTCTAAGGCAGTTGCCATTCCAATATGAATTATAAAATAGAATCTCCATCACCTGAGGATGCATCTTCAATTGACGCGAAACCGGTCGTGACttctcaataaaaatatttttcagccaCTGCGGATCGTTCATCAGAATCGTGGAAGTTTGACTGCGGTTGCCCGCAATTTAAAATAAcataccagatctttagtttacggcaaataatggaaaagtgttatgagtggaacagggaactgtatctatgctttatagatctagaaaaggcatatgaccgggttcctaggaggaagttactgtctgttctacgagattatggaataggaggcaaacttttgcaagcaattaaaggtctttacatggatagtcaggaagcagttagagttgacggaaaattgagttcatggttcagagtagtttcaggggtaagacaaggctgcaacctgtctccactgttgttcatattatttatggatcatatgttgaaaacaatagactggctgggtaagatcaagttatgtgaacacaaaataagcagtcttgcatatgcggacgacttagctgtgatggcagattcgattgaaagtttgcaaagtaatatttcagagatagatcagaaatgtaaggactatggtatgaagattagcatctccaaaacgaaagtaatgtcagtgggaaagaaatataaaccgattgagtgccaaataggaggaacaaagttagaactggtggacagtttcaagtacttaggatgcatattctcacaggatggcaacatagtgaaagaactggaagcgaggtgtagcaaag
The Schistocerca gregaria isolate iqSchGreg1 chromosome 1, iqSchGreg1.2, whole genome shotgun sequence genome window above contains:
- the LOC126338145 gene encoding probable maltase is translated as MATEMESASDMNDAGTQLLEEEKRPTVLPLETAKKAKPAGAEQDDGATEKLVSNEKINSNKDASEVKFLSADSQNGDAKIDIENLKLAFTGMTKEELMKFANDPFWIRLRWLLFVLFWLLWVAMLAGAIAIIVMAPKCAPPAPLKWWEEGPLYEIYVRSYKDGGVDQDGIGDIKGVTSEVKYVDELDSTGIILSSIFKSENQDPDAVESFTEVDPIYGSLEDFKELLSAVKNRSLHLVLNFIPNHTSKKHPWFIASENGSDIYSDYYVWAPSKGQNDDGEIPPNNWVSVNGGSAWEWSSKRGMFYLHQFGKDEPDLNMRNPKVVAEIKKVLQFWLELGVSGFQLEKVEFLLEDEELKNETPLPVPSDATHLDWDFYTHLHTTNLPGIVDILTQWKEVITSYGDDRILMVKGNASKNALHQYTKNNGTDLVDLVQPTETFSLLKEGFTADDLNDIVKRVLDSSNTGNIGRPVWQLSGGHNERIATRVSREAVDGLTMLVMLLPGTPITLYGDELAIEGASNISMPWNNSSQTGSSQASSAGDTGSISFDTIASSQLTDSHLNLYKDLVKQRESPSIMYGSCDTSVINGTVFVMTRIKSGNPGILVAFNPSSNNVTVNLNSIDNISEELTVQLQSSNFVHDTVRLKSKIDTDEVPLPAKAALVLSFVPKLTS